A window from Streptomyces sp. NBC_00299 encodes these proteins:
- a CDS encoding NADPH-dependent F420 reductase, giving the protein MRIGLLGTGNVARALGHGWRAAGHDVLLGSRDPKERTDLGLPVAGLSETAAHAEVLVNATPGTVSVELLHSIGAPALAGILLIDVGVGLSDDYTELSHPNSSLGEQIQEAFPLTPVVKTLCTMDATVMIAPNDLEDASTVFLSGDDAEAKRTTGRLLTDLGWAPSSQLDIGGIRTARGQEHFALLFMGIAGGVGAHMFNIKVVTRAAVE; this is encoded by the coding sequence ATGCGTATTGGACTACTTGGCACCGGCAACGTCGCCCGAGCACTGGGCCATGGATGGCGCGCCGCAGGACACGACGTGTTACTGGGCTCGCGCGATCCGAAGGAACGCACTGACCTCGGCCTCCCCGTGGCGGGCCTGAGCGAGACGGCGGCCCACGCGGAGGTTCTGGTCAACGCGACCCCCGGGACCGTCTCCGTGGAACTGCTGCACTCGATCGGGGCACCGGCGCTGGCCGGCATCCTGCTGATCGATGTCGGGGTCGGCCTCAGCGACGACTACACCGAACTCTCGCACCCCAACAGCAGCCTGGGTGAACAGATCCAGGAGGCCTTCCCCCTGACCCCGGTCGTCAAGACGCTGTGCACCATGGACGCCACCGTGATGATCGCCCCGAACGATCTCGAGGACGCGAGCACCGTGTTCCTCTCCGGCGACGACGCCGAGGCCAAGCGGACCACCGGCCGGCTGCTCACCGACCTCGGCTGGGCCCCGTCGTCCCAGCTCGACATCGGCGGCATCCGCACGGCACGCGGACAGGAGCACTTCGCGTTGCTCTTCATGGGGATCGCGGGCGGCGTGGGCGCGCACATGTTCAACATCAAGGTGGTCACGCGCGCCGCCGTCGAGTAG